TGCACACCGATATCCACATCGTCGTCCCCGGCCGCCTCGACGGCCAGATCCACCAGACGGGCCACTCCACGGCTGGCGGTACGGACCTTCTCCCGCAGCACGATCGCCCCGTCCGGCATGTGCATGATCGGCTTGACGGACAGGGCGGTCCCGAGCAGCGCCTCGGCGGCGTTGATCCGGCCGCCTCGGCGAAGGAACTCCAGCGTGTCGACGTAGAACCAGACGGTCGTGCGGGCGACGGCGGCGAGCGCCGCGTCGCGTACCCCGGTCAGGTCGGCACCCGCCTGGGCGGCGGTGGCTGCCGCGATGGCCGGGAAGCCGAGCCCCATGCCCGTGGAGCGACTGTCCACGACCTCGACGCGGCCGTCGAACTCGGCGGCGGCGAGCCGGGCCGCCTCCACCGTGCCGGACAGGGCGGCGGAGATGTGCACCGAGACGACGC
This portion of the Micromonospora zamorensis genome encodes:
- a CDS encoding DegV family protein, which translates into the protein MPVAVVIDSTAYLPPELVQAHRLTVVPLTVVLNGAEGLEGVETQPADATLALSARRVTATTSRPAPEQFARTYRRLLDDGADGVVSVHISAALSGTVEAARLAAAEFDGRVEVVDSRSTGMGLGFPAIAAATAAQAGADLTGVRDAALAAVARTTVWFYVDTLEFLRRGGRINAAEALLGTALSVKPIMHMPDGAIVLREKVRTASRGVARLVDLAVEAAGDDDVDIGVHHLAAPQRAEALLAALTGRFGDRLHDTYVSEAGAVVAAHAGPGLASVVVHRRPAG